The segment TCAAACCTTTTAGGTGCAATAATTATAGCTTTTATGATATTCAAAGCTGGTTTGTTAAGTGGTAATGAAAATTTACTAGGGGCTTATGCCTTAAAAGTTGCAGCAACTAAAGGAAGTCTTAGCTTCTCAAGTGCATTATTTAGTGGTATACTCTGTAACTTTTTAGTTTGCTTAGCCGTTTGGGGATCTTATGCTGCTAAAGATATAGCTGGTAAAGTTCTAATAACTTGGTTTCCTATAATGGCGTTTATTATTTCAGGGTTTGAACATAGTGTTGCAAATATGTACTATTTTTCAATAGGAATGTTAGCTAAAACGAATTCAGATATTATATCAGTATCTAAGCTTACTCAAGAAAAACTTTCTCATGTTAATATATCAAGTGCTATAAGTAACTTAATACCTGTTACTATAGGCAACTTAATAGGTGGTATATTTTTTGTAGGACTTGCTTATTGGGTAATTTATAACTATGCACCGGGCTTATTAAAAAGTGGAAAAAAAGATCTTAGTTTAAATGAATCAAAATAAAGTCAAGTAACAATTGTTACTTGACTTTATTTATTTAATGTATGTTATTTAGCTTTAGTCTGTCGACAGATACTTTTATTAATTAATCATCAGGAAACAGATCTTCAAATTGTGGCGGGAAGAAATCAGGGAATTCTTCAAATTCAAATACATCACAAATATCCCCTGGTGTAAAATCTTCACACTCTGGTGGTTCTGGACAGAATCCAAATGCCGGAATGAGAAGTTGAACTCTTCCTACTACTTTTATTATTATAAACGTACCTACAGCAAATGTTATGATACCGTCACAAGATATTTGTATTTGACCTAAAATTCTAGAAGCTGTCTCTATAACTATTTTAAAGTCAAATTCATCCCTAGATTCTGGCATAAATAATACTATATCTTTTATAACATCTGGTAAAAATCCTGTTATTACTTCTCCATCAGTTGTTCTTACCTCGAATGGTATTCTTAATGTAAATCTCACTCTCTTAAAGTTTGGTCTATTGGGTATTTCACTTATATTTAGTGTTCCATCAACTATAAATCCTTCTCCAAATTTAATACTACATACCTTTTTGTCTCCAATATTAATTTCTACGTTTGGAAAGCACTCTCTACTCTGGCAATGTGCATAAACTTTATCTGTTATTATACACACCGTCTCTGTTATACAATTTAAGAAATCTTCAGTTATACTTTCTCCTGGTGAAAAGTCTTCAGCTGCTAGTTCTTTGATACTTGTATCATGCATAGAATTTAAACTTAAATTTCTAGATTTAGTGTCCATATTTTCACTCCTTTTATTTTAATAAATTCATATCTACTGTCATATTATGAATTATAATAACTTTGGTGCTACTTTATTTATTATTTTTTAAAGGGAGTGATAAAAAGTGAATTCTTATTTTAAACAAAGCTTTATTTTGAAAGCTTCATGTGGTACCTCTTATAATTTTTACTTTAACAATAACAATGGAATTGACTGTGACGTATTTAGTGTCAATAATTATATTATTGATACTAACACAATTGTTGATAAAGATGTTTTAGATTTTTCAGTTGAAATTGACTCAAAAGACAATATACACTTAGTTTGCATATCTACTAATGGATGTTTAATTTATTATATTTATTCTCAAGGTACTTGGTTAAACAAAAGAATAACCTATTTAGATTTAAAATCAAATATATATAAATACTTAACTTTAGTTGTTAATAAAGAGAGTATTTATATTTTATGCGCTTATTCAAATTTAATAAGTGCAGGAGTTTGGACTATTCAATACATTTCACTTAAACCAAAACTAGAAAAAAGAAACATAATTAGTATAACTTCAGGCAGAAATTTTAGTCCATTTTATATATCAATTGATACTTTTGATAATGTTCACTTAGTTTATACGTGTATGAGTAACAAGATTAATAATATATATTATACAGTTTTTAATCCTTCTGTGAAAAAATGGCCTAAATATCCTCAAAAAATATCTAATTGCGAATATAATAACCTAGAACCTTATTTATTTATTGATAGTAGAGAAAATATTCATATAGTATGGAATCAAATTCAATCTAACAAAATTAAAATAATATATAAAATTCTCAACTACAATTCCACTAAGAAAAATAGATGGAAAGAAATAGGTCTTCCTTTTATGAGCGAAAACTCTATTCATCCAATTGTATTTGAAGATAAAAGTTCATTAAAACTTCTATATAATAAAGAAGGAAGCATAAATCAATTAATTTCTAATAATAATGGTTATTCTTGGGAAGATAACGGAATTGTAGAAAATATTTCACCTAGCAACTTACATCTTGTGAAATTTTCTACTAACGACGTAAAAGATCATAGTAAATATAATATTTCTTATACCTATGCAAATATAGAAAAGTCTATTAAACTCTTATTCTCTGACATCTACATTGATAAAAATAAAGAGTTAGAAAAAAAAGCTAGCAACAATATTCACACAAATACAAATGTTGAAACTAAATGTAACTTTATAAGTGACCTTCCACATATGATAATAGAAAAAGATTCTGAGATTAATAGTGAAGTTAATACATTAGAAAATAAGCATGTCTCAAGCAATCTATCTGAATCTATATTCTCTAACGAAATACAAGCCAAAGTTAGCAACAATACTTATGAAAATACAAATATTACAGTTGAAAATAACTTGCATAATAATATAATATCAAAAGATTCTGATACAAAAAATGAAGTTAAAATATCTGAGGATAATCTCGTAGATAATAACTTACCTAAAGAAATGACTAACATACCTGATATAGATAAGTCTTTTATAATATCTAAAGAACCTAAACAAGAAAGTATAAATACAATTAATAAAGATACTTTTGAAAATATTTCAATCGATAAGAATAATCCACATAAAAATTTAACTGATAACCTTGATATTGAAAATCAATCATCATCTGACAAAGTAAAAAGTGAAAATAGCGATAAGATTGATGAAGATATAAACATTGAATCTGAAACTAACTCGAAAAATGATCCAACAATAGAGGATTCTAAATCTAATGATGATATTACTGAATCTGAAAATGAGAATAGTGAAAATAGCCCAGTAAAAGAGGAAATAGATGAACTAGATATTGAAAATCAAATTATATCAACTGATGAAATAATTGCTCTTGATAATGACACTTTTGAAAATTTTATGTGTAATATTAAACATGATATAGAGTACATATTACTAAAGTCTCAAAATTTAAATGAAGTTAAAAAGCAAATAGAGAAAACACTACATAATAATACTCTATATTTGCAAAAAGAAATATCTAATAAAAACGAATATTTAGACATATTATTTAAAAATATAAATTTCCTTGAAAGTAGTTTAGATAATTACAAAATAGAAAATAAAAAATTTATAGAACTTTTGGAAGAAACAAAAGAAAAATATAACAACAATTTTGATAATATAGAAAAAATTGAATCATACCTGATTCAATTAAAAGAAATGGCTGAAAACCAGCCCAATAATAATAGTTTTTTTAGAAAATTACTTAATCTATTTAAATAACATTTTTTACTTCTGTTAATACCTTTTTACCATTTATTTTTGCAACATGATATACTCCAGATAAACAGCTACTTAAATCACCATGTAGTCTTCTTATATATTCTATGTCATTTAATCTATTAAATTTTATAGAATAACTACATCCTCCTTTAAGCTGACAGGGTGTAGATATTAGCTGAAAAAATGTATATC is part of the Gottschalkia purinilytica genome and harbors:
- a CDS encoding DUF3343 domain-containing protein; the protein is MKSKTLSNREYFIAVFRSKNHAIQIFYNLEKKGYTFFQLISTPCQLKGGCSYSIKFNRLNDIEYIRRLHGDLSSCLSGVYHVAKINGKKVLTEVKNVI
- a CDS encoding formate/nitrite transporter family protein, whose translation is MDKKMLTPAEVCQETVNIGVKKGAKSHFIQTCISGILAGAFIAMGGFAASVSSHSIANYGLSKLVAGAVFPVGLILVLICGAELFTGNNLLIVAFTERKITASQFLKNLIIVYFSNLLGAIIIAFMIFKAGLLSGNENLLGAYALKVAATKGSLSFSSALFSGILCNFLVCLAVWGSYAAKDIAGKVLITWFPIMAFIISGFEHSVANMYYFSIGMLAKTNSDIISVSKLTQEKLSHVNISSAISNLIPVTIGNLIGGIFFVGLAYWVIYNYAPGLLKSGKKDLSLNESK